A part of Bdellovibrionales bacterium genomic DNA contains:
- a CDS encoding PAS domain S-box protein, whose product MRFARSQSHLELEGKLSVALEHQRSLVEEYETSQEELIASNEELQSANEELQSTNEELQSSNEELETAKEELQSANEELIMVNDEAQAHNIEMVRLNDDLTNLLASVDIAIVMVGADGNIRRFTPKAGKDLKLIPSDVGRPIGDIKPNIQVADLNQIVSEVIESMTAKEIETQDMNGYWYRLQVRPYKTAGNRIEGAVVALIDINAVKANADLLMKAAEDLKRSGDDAAYLIGAQPLPLLVIDSDKRVLLANEIFYETFKASRSQTEGRKIFELGSGEWNIPKLLELLRLTLEQGSKFQSFEVDHDFPEIGHRTMLISCRRAELNGSGKTVALFSIEDITERQKTIRAVMDSEEKYRTLVDTVRDYAIFMLSPDGEILSWNQGGENLTGYKEEEIVGKTNALFYSSEDVDRGLMQKELQQAKEKGRYEVENWRVRKDGSRYFANIITSAFHDSTGQLKGYIKIIRDISERKEVEKKRAELLIKEKKANLAKDEFLATLSHELRTPISIILSWAQMLQGGRLDAEKEKKAFEAIERSAKTQAQLIDDLLDISRIQAGKLSLRIQKVDLKKIISAVIDSTRNLAASKSIEIETTIDSSIKDIFADPTRLQQILWNLIVNAIKFSHKGGKIWILLDLVNAPTGRHIQIEVKDNGQGIKSEFLSNIFERFMQVDSTSTRAYGGLGLGLGLAIVRKLVEMHEGKVEAESAGENMGASFRVLIPEKVNVILAAKEAEIGAETEAEVTLEGLRVLLVDDEPTAREAFGLVLQKFGAQVKAVGSASEALGAIEEFMPDILVSDIAMPTEDGYGLIKKIRALNSRFAQIPALAFTAYAGRENVQRALSAGFQSHVAKPADGRKLALAISRLAGPR is encoded by the coding sequence TTGAGATTTGCCAGAAGTCAATCTCACCTTGAATTAGAGGGAAAACTTTCGGTTGCCCTCGAGCACCAGCGCTCACTCGTTGAGGAATATGAGACATCGCAGGAGGAGCTGATCGCCAGCAATGAAGAGCTGCAAAGCGCGAATGAGGAGTTGCAAAGTACAAATGAAGAATTGCAGAGTAGCAATGAAGAGCTGGAGACGGCGAAGGAGGAATTGCAATCCGCGAACGAAGAATTGATTATGGTCAACGATGAAGCGCAGGCACACAATATCGAAATGGTTCGACTCAATGATGATCTCACTAATTTGCTTGCAAGCGTTGATATTGCGATTGTGATGGTCGGTGCGGATGGAAATATTCGCCGTTTTACCCCAAAGGCTGGCAAGGATCTGAAGTTGATTCCCAGTGATGTGGGCCGTCCGATCGGCGACATCAAACCGAACATACAGGTGGCCGATCTCAATCAAATTGTCTCTGAAGTCATTGAATCCATGACGGCTAAGGAGATTGAAACACAGGACATGAATGGCTATTGGTATCGCCTCCAGGTACGACCCTACAAAACAGCAGGCAATAGGATTGAAGGTGCTGTTGTGGCTCTCATCGATATAAATGCCGTGAAGGCAAATGCAGATCTTCTCATGAAGGCGGCGGAGGACCTGAAGCGCTCCGGGGACGATGCTGCGTATTTGATTGGAGCTCAGCCGCTTCCTTTGTTGGTCATTGATTCCGACAAAAGAGTTCTCTTGGCAAACGAGATTTTCTACGAAACTTTTAAGGCCTCACGGTCCCAGACGGAGGGCAGGAAAATCTTTGAACTTGGATCTGGCGAGTGGAATATTCCAAAATTATTGGAACTCCTGCGGCTCACTCTTGAACAGGGTTCAAAGTTTCAAAGCTTCGAGGTGGATCACGATTTTCCTGAAATTGGGCACAGAACAATGTTGATCAGCTGCAGGAGGGCCGAACTGAACGGTTCAGGTAAGACCGTCGCGCTTTTTTCAATAGAGGATATAACTGAACGCCAAAAGACGATCAGGGCCGTCATGGATTCTGAAGAAAAATACCGGACGCTTGTGGACACTGTCAGAGATTATGCTATTTTTATGCTGAGTCCAGATGGCGAAATTCTCAGTTGGAACCAGGGCGGCGAAAACCTAACGGGGTATAAGGAAGAAGAAATAGTTGGCAAGACAAACGCCCTTTTTTATAGTTCTGAAGATGTAGATCGAGGGCTCATGCAGAAAGAGCTTCAGCAAGCAAAGGAAAAGGGACGCTACGAAGTTGAGAATTGGCGGGTACGTAAGGATGGATCGAGATATTTTGCAAATATTATTACATCCGCATTTCATGACAGCACTGGACAATTGAAAGGATATATCAAGATTATTCGAGATATCTCCGAACGCAAAGAAGTTGAAAAAAAGCGCGCAGAGCTTTTGATAAAGGAAAAGAAGGCAAATCTAGCCAAAGACGAATTTCTGGCAACACTTTCCCATGAGCTTCGCACGCCAATTTCCATCATTCTTTCCTGGGCCCAGATGCTTCAAGGGGGCCGCCTTGATGCCGAAAAGGAGAAAAAGGCGTTTGAAGCGATAGAACGAAGTGCCAAGACTCAGGCTCAGTTGATCGATGATTTGTTGGATATTTCAAGAATTCAGGCGGGTAAGCTCAGTCTAAGAATTCAAAAAGTTGATCTAAAAAAAATCATTTCAGCTGTTATCGATTCAACTCGAAATCTGGCCGCGAGCAAATCAATCGAAATCGAGACGACAATTGATTCGTCGATAAAGGATATTTTTGCTGACCCTACGCGCTTGCAGCAAATTTTGTGGAATCTCATCGTCAATGCGATCAAATTTTCCCATAAAGGAGGGAAAATATGGATCTTGCTTGATCTAGTGAATGCCCCAACCGGCAGGCACATTCAAATTGAAGTAAAAGATAATGGGCAAGGGATCAAATCAGAATTTCTTTCGAACATTTTTGAGCGTTTTATGCAGGTAGATAGCACGAGCACGCGTGCCTATGGTGGTCTTGGTCTTGGTCTTGGACTTGCGATCGTCCGGAAGCTAGTCGAAATGCACGAAGGGAAAGTTGAAGCCGAGAGTGCGGGAGAAAATATGGGTGCAAGCTTTAGGGTCTTGATCCCAGAGAAGGTGAATGTAATATTAGCAGCAAAAGAGGCAGAGATAGGGGCAGAGACAGAGGCAGAGGTGACTCTCGAGGGCTTGCGAGTTCTTCTGGTGGACGACGAGCCAACCGCCAGGGAGGCCTTTGGCCTTGTACTTCAGAAATTTGGTGCGCAGGTGAAAGCAGTGGGGTCCGCTTCCGAGGCTCTTGGGGCTATCGAGGAGTTTATGCCCGATATCTTGGTCAGTGATATCGCTATGCCCACTGAGGATGGATACGGACTGATAAAAAAAATCAGGGCCTTGAATTCCAGATTTGCGCAAATTCCTGCACTCGCGTTCACAGCCTATGCGGGGCGAGAGAACGTGCAACGTGCTCTTTCAGCTGGCTTTCAGTCCCATGTGGCCAAGCCAGCTGATGGACGCAAGTTGGCCCTGGCGATTTCCAGACTGGCGGGACCGAGGTAA
- a CDS encoding thioredoxin domain-containing protein — protein sequence MIRLSALVALLLTSGCATALTRQSEAKTEQMKAAKNPREPRLDSERRLIGSANSEITIVEYADFECSACRSAFDGLNRFKIKHQGKIQFYFKHMPLNFHKMAYPAAQYFEAIRMQDKAKAMKFFEYVFQNQMSLAEEDFLKKAAEKLAVNMVKLLQDIKSEQVRRIIEDDIKEFREFDFNGVPVLLLNGTVLEGAHDFESLEKVMNSSIPSKYQ from the coding sequence ATGATTAGGCTCAGTGCTTTAGTTGCGTTGCTTTTGACGAGTGGTTGTGCCACGGCCTTAACTCGCCAGTCTGAAGCGAAAACCGAACAAATGAAGGCGGCTAAAAATCCCAGAGAGCCAAGGTTAGACAGCGAGAGAAGACTTATCGGAAGTGCGAATTCCGAAATCACAATCGTCGAGTACGCCGACTTCGAATGTTCCGCCTGTCGATCCGCCTTTGATGGATTAAACCGATTTAAGATAAAACATCAGGGAAAGATTCAGTTTTACTTCAAACATATGCCTCTGAATTTCCACAAAATGGCCTACCCCGCTGCTCAATATTTTGAAGCAATCCGAATGCAAGACAAAGCAAAGGCTATGAAGTTTTTTGAATATGTTTTCCAAAACCAAATGAGCCTCGCCGAAGAAGATTTTTTAAAAAAGGCAGCAGAGAAGCTTGCGGTAAATATGGTAAAATTACTTCAAGATATTAAATCCGAGCAGGTGAGAAGAATCATTGAAGATGATATAAAAGAGTTTCGTGAGTTTGACTTCAACGGCGTGCCAGTCCTTCTTCTCAATGGCACCGTCTTGGAGGGAGCCCATGATTTTGAGTCACTTGAAAAGGTTATGAATTCTTCAATTCCGAGTAAATATCAATAG
- a CDS encoding YdiU family protein, producing MINFTHSYSQLPNRFYQNVMPTPSSNPSLILKNDELLHELQVDLSELSEKEIAQIFSGNKLAETCVPIALAYAGHQFGHFTPKLGDGRAILLGEVIDTKGRTRDIQLKGAGRTEFSRQGDGRAALGPVIREYIVSEAMNSLGIPTTRSLAMVLTGDRVYRDRDMPGAILTRVAASHIRIGTFEYFASRKDWEAVKILAGYVIDRHYPSARNASNPYLGLLDAAVKAHAHLVAQWMLVGFIHGVMNTDNMAISGETIDYGPCAFMDFYDPNMVFSSIDHQGRYAFSNQPAIAQWNLGMLATCLLPFVDANEMKAKDLAKEVIHSFGEIFRSHWLAGMRKKIGLDNSLDNDVSLIQALLNLMHKDRADYTLTFRSLANCHDDNSDLTDLYHLFPSRSEVEIWVKLWRSRLRQNENPHTDVKLSIQRANPSVIPRNHQIERLINAAIEAGDFNPMNQLIDALSTPYENPSKTTQAYILPPGPDEQVVETFCGT from the coding sequence ATGATCAATTTTACGCATAGCTACTCACAACTCCCCAATCGATTTTATCAAAATGTGATGCCAACGCCGTCATCTAACCCCAGTTTAATACTCAAAAACGATGAGTTGCTGCATGAGCTACAAGTTGACCTCAGCGAACTAAGTGAAAAAGAAATCGCTCAGATATTTTCGGGAAATAAATTGGCAGAGACTTGTGTTCCAATTGCACTTGCTTACGCTGGCCATCAGTTCGGACATTTTACACCAAAACTGGGAGATGGCAGAGCCATTCTCTTGGGTGAGGTCATCGACACGAAGGGCAGAACACGCGACATTCAGCTCAAAGGCGCTGGAAGAACCGAATTTTCTCGACAGGGTGATGGACGGGCAGCTCTGGGCCCTGTCATACGCGAATACATTGTGAGCGAGGCCATGAATTCCCTTGGAATTCCGACAACCCGATCACTGGCGATGGTTTTAACAGGAGATCGAGTGTATCGGGACAGGGACATGCCGGGCGCTATTTTGACGCGAGTTGCAGCCTCCCACATCCGCATTGGCACATTTGAATATTTCGCCTCCCGCAAGGATTGGGAGGCCGTTAAAATACTAGCCGGTTATGTCATCGATCGACATTATCCCAGCGCCAGAAATGCCTCAAATCCTTATCTTGGATTACTCGATGCCGCAGTCAAAGCTCACGCTCATCTCGTCGCTCAGTGGATGCTCGTTGGCTTTATCCATGGTGTGATGAATACAGACAATATGGCAATCTCCGGCGAGACTATAGATTATGGTCCCTGCGCATTTATGGACTTCTATGATCCCAATATGGTCTTTAGTTCGATTGACCATCAAGGCCGGTATGCTTTTAGTAACCAGCCTGCCATCGCCCAGTGGAACCTCGGAATGCTCGCCACTTGTCTGTTACCTTTTGTCGATGCAAATGAGATGAAGGCCAAGGATCTTGCCAAAGAAGTCATCCATTCATTTGGTGAGATATTCCGTTCACATTGGTTGGCTGGGATGAGAAAAAAAATTGGACTCGATAACTCACTGGACAATGATGTCTCTCTTATTCAGGCACTCCTCAATTTGATGCACAAGGACCGTGCCGATTACACCCTCACATTTCGTAGTTTGGCAAACTGCCACGACGATAACTCCGATCTGACTGACCTCTATCATCTTTTTCCTTCGAGGTCAGAAGTCGAAATTTGGGTAAAGTTATGGCGCAGTCGCCTTCGCCAAAACGAAAATCCACACACAGATGTGAAATTGTCAATCCAAAGAGCAAATCCATCTGTCATTCCACGCAATCACCAGATTGAAAGGCTTATAAATGCGGCGATTGAAGCAGGTGACTTCAATCCCATGAATCAACTGATTGATGCCCTTTCAACTCCCTACGAAAACCCTTCAAAAACCACCCAGGCATATATTCTACCACCAGGGCCAGATGAACAAGTGGTTGAAACATTCTGTGGAACCTAA
- a CDS encoding peroxiredoxin, producing MAKKIKVKASAKKTTAKATKTAAKANKTTASKKVALTKKTQAAKKVTLSKKSTATKKTIATKKVASKASKQNVIKSVQSQVGTVPAVSLGQLVPDFSLLATGAKQFQLSAMKGKKIVLYFYPKDATPGCTIEGHDFTKLHNEFKSKNAEVYGVSRDSISSHEKFKDKQCYSIDLISDPEEKICRTFGVIKTKNMYGKKVLGIERSTFVLDENGQLEKEWRGVSVEGHAQEVLDYLGSKKQ from the coding sequence ATGGCAAAAAAAATAAAAGTGAAAGCCTCTGCTAAAAAAACAACAGCAAAGGCCACAAAAACAGCAGCAAAAGCCAATAAGACAACAGCATCTAAGAAGGTCGCCTTAACCAAAAAGACACAAGCAGCCAAGAAGGTGACTCTATCCAAGAAATCCACTGCGACCAAGAAGACAATCGCGACCAAAAAAGTGGCTTCGAAGGCCAGTAAACAAAATGTAATAAAATCAGTACAATCCCAGGTTGGCACTGTGCCAGCCGTCTCATTGGGCCAGCTGGTTCCTGACTTTTCTCTACTTGCAACTGGAGCCAAGCAGTTCCAATTGTCCGCGATGAAGGGAAAAAAAATAGTACTTTATTTTTATCCGAAGGATGCCACTCCTGGCTGCACTATCGAAGGACACGATTTTACAAAATTGCACAACGAATTCAAAAGTAAAAATGCAGAGGTTTACGGAGTGTCTCGAGATTCGATTTCATCTCATGAAAAATTTAAAGACAAGCAATGCTACAGTATTGATTTGATCAGTGACCCCGAGGAAAAGATCTGTCGAACATTTGGAGTTATCAAAACTAAGAATATGTACGGGAAAAAAGTCTTAGGAATTGAACGTTCCACTTTTGTTCTCGATGAGAACGGGCAACTTGAAAAGGAATGGCGCGGGGTATCTGTCGAGGGTCATGCTCAAGAAGTCCTTGATTACCTTGGAAGTAAAAAACAGTAA